Proteins from one Anopheles nili chromosome 2, idAnoNiliSN_F5_01, whole genome shotgun sequence genomic window:
- the LOC128731283 gene encoding forkhead box protein P2-like has protein sequence QQQQHQQHQQQLHLQELQQQQAHSSQQQQQQQQQQHQQHHQQQLVHHLQAQQQLHEQHDQQHQQQQLQQQQQQQQQQQQHQLHQQTLGLALGQSTSQTLALSPSSSSYYSSCCSDMAAAALSSLMATTSQFTQFQNTLNFVSGGAIASGSAASSSGSVGSSRSGASGSATGGSSAVNGAGAAGSGSDSCTTTMDGNEDAGATASGHVDTFDSTLAALAATTASQIGNPADDVDVEVPQRKMDLPAILLGASHVANLHLIHGEHRRTSDTDSSNGQQQLRNHDDQPVSVVDDDAS, from the coding sequence cagcagcagcaacatcagcaacaccagcaacagctgcaTCTGCaagagctgcagcagcaacaagccCATTCatcccagcagcaacagcaacagcagcagcaacaacatcaacaacaccaccaacagcagcttGTCCACCATCTTCAGGCTCAGCAGCAACTGCATGAACAACACgatcagcagcaccagcagcagcaactccagcagcagcagcagcaacagcagcaacagcagcagcatcagctccACCAGCAAACTCTCGGTCTAGCGTTGGGCCAAAGCACCTCCCAGACTTTAGCTCTCTCGCCATCTTCCAGCTCGTACTACAGCAGCTGTTGTTCGGACATGGCGGCGGCAGCCTTGTCCTCGCTCATGGCCACCACGAGCCAGTTTACGCAGTTCCAGAACACGCTGAATTTCGTCAGCGGCGGTGCCATTGCGTCGGGCAGTGCtgccagcagcagtggcagtgTGGGCAGCTCGAGATCTGGTGCCAGCGGTTCGGCCACTGGTGGTTCCAGTGCGGTTAATGGTGCTGGAGCTGCCGGAAGTGGCAGTGATAGCTGCACAACCACAATGGACGGCAATGAGGACGCAGGAGCAACGGCGAGCGGTCACGTGGACACCTTCGACAGTACGCTGGCAGCACTGGCGGCGACGACTGCGTCTCAAATCGGTAACCCGGCGGATGACGTTGACGTGGAGGTGCCTCAGCGGAAGATGGACTTGCCGGCCATTTTGCTGGGAGCAAGCCACGTGGCAAATCTACATCTCATCCATGGCGAACATCGCAGAACCTCCGACACTGACAGCAGCAATGGGCAGCAACAGTTGCGTAACCATGACGACCAGCCCGTGTCCGTCGTCGATGACGACGCTTCTTAG